The Candidatus Methylomirabilis lanthanidiphila region GCGCCGGCGGATATATCCTTGACGGGTTTCCTAGGACGTTGCGACAGGCTGAGGCGCTTTCGGAAGTTCTACAGCTTTTGCATGCTCCACTCGATTGCGTGATCAGTGTAGAGGCGCCCGAGGAGGATCTGGTCCGACGACTGGCCGGGCGACGAATTTGCGGGGTCTGTGGTTCGATGTTCCACATCGATACAAAGCCGCCGGTGCGGATAGGGATCTGCGATAACTGCGGAGATCGGCTCCTCCAGAGGGACGATGACAGGGAGGACACCATTCGGCATCGTCTCCGGGTCTACCGGGAACAGACTGAACTCCTGATCGCGTATTACGAAACACTGGGGTTGCTGAGGCGCATCGACGGACATGGTACGATTGACCAGATTGCTCAACGCATCCATCAAGCCTTCGGGGACGAGTAGGTACGGCCATGATGATCTTGAAGGCCCCGTGGGAGATCGATCTGATGCGGAAGAGCAGTCGGATCGTCGCAGAGACGTTGGGCAAATTGACGGAGATGATAAACCCGGGCCTGACTACCATGGAGCTGGACCGTTTTGCCGAAGCCTATATCCTAAGACGGGGAGGCAAACCGGCGTTCAAAGGTTACCGCGGGTATCCTTATACGCTCTGCGTATCGGTCAATGAACAGGTGGTCCATGGGTTCCCGTCGACCAGACGTCTTGAGTATGGTGATATTATCAGCTTGGATCTTGGAGTCGTGGTCGATGGTTATTACGGGGACGCTGCGGTGACGGTTCCCGTGGGAAAGGTGTCCGATGAGGCTAGACGTTTGATTGCGGCGACTCAAGGGGCCCTGTCGAGAGCGATATCGGCCGTGCGACCCGGCAATCATCTCTCCGATATTTCCCATGCTGTCCAGTCCACCATTGAGGGCCAGGGGTTTTCAGTGGTGCGACTGTTTGTGGGCCACGGAATTGGTCGGTCACTTCATGAAGAGCCGCAGATACCGAATTTTGGCCCACCGGCCCAAGGCCCCGTCCTCAAACCGGGATTGGTTCTCGCGATTGAACCGATGGCAAATGCCGGCGGCTCCGATGTCATGATCCTCGACGATCGCTGGACGGCGGTCACATGCGATCGTTCTCTTTCTGCTCATTTTGAGCATACGGTTGCGCTCACCGAGGATGGCGCGCAGGTGCTTACCAGCTACACCGAAGACGAGTCAGCCCAGGGTACAGGCCGCTGATGCCTAAAGAAGAGGCGATTGAAGTCGAGGGCACCGTCATCGAGCCATTACCCAATGCGATGTTTCGCGTGGAACTGGAAACGGGGCATAAGGTTCTCGCGCATATATCCGGAAAGATGCGCATGCATTTCATTCGAATTCTACCGGGCGATAAAGTTATTGTGGAGCTCTCTCCATACGATCTGACCAGAGGTCGGATCATTTACCGGTATAAGTAGCGTCGGTAGATGTCTCGGTCGGTCAGAAATTAGATGACACGGGGGTTGCGATGAAGGTTCGGGCGTCAGTCAAGCCGATCTGTGAGAAGTGTAAGATCGTTCGACGGAAAAGGGTGCTGCGGGTCGTCTGTGAAAATCCCCGGCACAAACAACGACAAGGATAGTCGAGTCGCGAACGAACGTTCAACGTTCAAAGTTCGACGTTCAACGTTCGAGACGTTGAACATTGAATATTGAACATGAAATGAGGGAATAATGGCACGTATCGCTGGTGTGGATCTTCCAAGAGAAAAACGTCTCGAGGTGGCACTGACCTATATCTACGGAATCGGCCGCCCTGCTTCTCACAAGATCTTGCGAGACTCGGGAGTCAACCCGGATGTCCGCGTCAAGGACCTTACTGAAGAAGAGATTACGAGACTGCGGCGAACCATTGAAGGCAACTACAGGGTGGAAGGAGACCTGAGGCGCGAGGTCTCAATGAACATCAAGCGGCTCATGGATATCGGCGCCTATCGCGGCCTCAGACACCGGCGGGGTCTCCCGGTTCGTGGCCAGCGAACCAGTACGAATGCCAGGACACGCAAGGGCCCTCGTCGGACGGTGGGCGCGAAGAGTAAGAAAACGTAGTCGGGTCGGTTGTGTTGCGGATCGCTGATCACTAAGCGACTGGAGGAAGAATGGCGGAGGAGGTAAAACCGAGGCGTCCGGGTGGACGGTCGGGGGGCAGGAAAGAGGCCAAGAATATCGCTCACGGCATTGCCTGCGTCCAGGCAACGTTCAACAACACCATTGTCACCATCACGGACATGACAGGCAACGTTGTCGCGTGGGCAAGTGCCGGTTCAGTGGGATTCAAGGGCTCGCGCAAGAGTACGCCATTTGCTGCGCAGAGGGCGGCGGATAGCGCTGCCCAGAAGGCGATGGGCCATGGCATGAGAGAGGTGAGGGTCTACGTCAAAGGCCCGGGCGCCGGTAGAGAAGCCGCCATTCGAGCCTTGCAAGCGGCCGGTATGGAGATTGTGGCGATCAAGGATGTGACGCCGATTCCACACAACGGTTGTCGGCCGTCCAAGCGGAGACGTGTATGACGCGGCTGTTCGGGTCGACACATCATCGGGTCATTGCTGAAAGGCGCGCCGGGCGCGCGATCTGCTGGAGCGGTGTTGGGACGTTGAGCAACACCAATCCCCTGGGAGGAGAGGTTCGTGGCTAGATATCGGGATCCCGTATGTAAGCTTTGCAGGCGAGAGGGGATGAAGCTGTTTTTGAAAGGGGATCGATGCTTCTCCGCGAGCTGCGCGATTGAGAAGCGCAACTACGCCCCCGGTATGCACGGCCAGCGGCGGACGAAGGTGTCGGACTACTGCAAGCAGCTACGTGAAAAGCAGAAGATGCGTCGGATCTATGGCGTCCTGGAAACGCAATTCCGAAAATATTATCGTCTGGCCGAGCGGCAGACGGGGATTACGGGTGAAAACCTCGTCAAGATTCTTGAACAGCGACTGGACAGTGTGGTTCATCGCCTCGGATTTGCCGCGTCCCGCGCGCAGGCGCGGCTGCTGATCACTCACGGTCACATTGTCGTAAATGGGCGAAAAACGGATATTGCGTCCTACCGGGTGCGTCCAGGCGACACCATCGAGGTTCGGCCCAAGAGTCGAGAAATCGCGACGATTAAAGCGGCTCTTGAAGGGGTCAAGCGGCGCACATCGCCGAGTTGGCTGGAGCTTGATGCGACCAACATGAAAGGGGTTGTCCGATCGATGCCGTCCCGGGAGGAGATCGCTATCCCAGTGGAGGAGCAGTTGATTGTTGCGCTGTACTCCAAATAATGGTGGGCGTGGGAGGTATTGATGATTCAGAAGTTTAAAAGCATCCAGAAGCCAAAGCGGCTGGAATGCGAGCTGGAGTCTCTGACCAGCACGTACGGCAAGTTTTTTGCGGAGCCCTTTGAGCGCGGGTTCGGATTGACCATCGGCAATGCGCTCAGACGCATCCTTCTCTCCGCCATTGAGGGAGCCGCGGTTACCACGGTTCGACTCGCCGGGGCGTTGCACGAGTTCTCGACCATTCCCGGGGTGAAGGAAGATGCGACTGATATCATCCTTAATCTCAAGGGGCTGCGATTCCGGATTAACGTTGATCATCCCAAGACCCTATATCTGAAAGTGTTTTCAGAGGGAGAGGTTCGGGCTGAGCATATCACTCCGGATCCCGATGTTGAGATTTTGAACCCCGATCTGCATATTGCGACCCTGGAGGCGGATGGCAAGCTTGAGCTGGAGTTGGAAGTTCGACAGGGGAGAGGGTATTGTCCCGCAGAACGAAATAAGCGAGAGGGGCAGCCTGTCGATATCATCGCCATAGATTCTATCTTCTCTCCGATTCGGAAGGTCAATTTCCTGGTTGAGGATACCCGGGTCGGTCAGATCACCGATTATAACAAGCTGACCATGGAGGTCTGGACCGACGGCAGCGTCCTGCCCAGGGACGCCATCGCATACGCGGCCAAGATCCTCAAGGATCACCTCGGTATATTCACGAACTTCGAGGAGGAGCCGGAGGGTGAGGGGGTTGTCATCGACGAGGCAAAGAAACAACTGCTGGACAACCTGAACCGGAGCGTTGAC contains the following coding sequences:
- a CDS encoding adenylate kinase, which translates into the protein MRLVLLGPPGAGKGTQARLLTAKFDVAHISAGDLLRKAVADGSELGRTAKPIMAKGALVPDGVVIEIIEERLRRPDCAGGYILDGFPRTLRQAEALSEVLQLLHAPLDCVISVEAPEEDLVRRLAGRRICGVCGSMFHIDTKPPVRIGICDNCGDRLLQRDDDREDTIRHRLRVYREQTELLIAYYETLGLLRRIDGHGTIDQIAQRIHQAFGDE
- a CDS encoding methionine aminopeptidase, with the protein product MILKAPWEIDLMRKSSRIVAETLGKLTEMINPGLTTMELDRFAEAYILRRGGKPAFKGYRGYPYTLCVSVNEQVVHGFPSTRRLEYGDIISLDLGVVVDGYYGDAAVTVPVGKVSDEARRLIAATQGALSRAISAVRPGNHLSDISHAVQSTIEGQGFSVVRLFVGHGIGRSLHEEPQIPNFGPPAQGPVLKPGLVLAIEPMANAGGSDVMILDDRWTAVTCDRSLSAHFEHTVALTEDGAQVLTSYTEDESAQGTGR
- the infA gene encoding translation initiation factor IF-1 is translated as MPKEEAIEVEGTVIEPLPNAMFRVELETGHKVLAHISGKMRMHFIRILPGDKVIVELSPYDLTRGRIIYRYK
- a CDS encoding 30S ribosomal protein S13; this translates as MARIAGVDLPREKRLEVALTYIYGIGRPASHKILRDSGVNPDVRVKDLTEEEITRLRRTIEGNYRVEGDLRREVSMNIKRLMDIGAYRGLRHRRGLPVRGQRTSTNARTRKGPRRTVGAKSKKT
- a CDS encoding 30S ribosomal protein S11, with the protein product MAEEVKPRRPGGRSGGRKEAKNIAHGIACVQATFNNTIVTITDMTGNVVAWASAGSVGFKGSRKSTPFAAQRAADSAAQKAMGHGMREVRVYVKGPGAGREAAIRALQAAGMEIVAIKDVTPIPHNGCRPSKRRRV
- a CDS encoding 30S ribosomal protein S4, which produces MARYRDPVCKLCRREGMKLFLKGDRCFSASCAIEKRNYAPGMHGQRRTKVSDYCKQLREKQKMRRIYGVLETQFRKYYRLAERQTGITGENLVKILEQRLDSVVHRLGFAASRAQARLLITHGHIVVNGRKTDIASYRVRPGDTIEVRPKSREIATIKAALEGVKRRTSPSWLELDATNMKGVVRSMPSREEIAIPVEEQLIVALYSK
- a CDS encoding DNA-directed RNA polymerase subunit alpha, with translation MIQKFKSIQKPKRLECELESLTSTYGKFFAEPFERGFGLTIGNALRRILLSAIEGAAVTTVRLAGALHEFSTIPGVKEDATDIILNLKGLRFRINVDHPKTLYLKVFSEGEVRAEHITPDPDVEILNPDLHIATLEADGKLELELEVRQGRGYCPAERNKREGQPVDIIAIDSIFSPIRKVNFLVEDTRVGQITDYNKLTMEVWTDGSVLPRDAIAYAAKILKDHLGIFTNFEEEPEGEGVVIDEAKKQLLDNLNRSVDELELSVRSANCLKHSEIRYIYELVVKSEAEMLKTKNFGRKSLNEIKEILVGMGLTLGMKLEGLPVGESIAKRGDKTSKALTGA